From the genome of Streptomyces ficellus:
TCTCCAGCACCTCGTGGATGGACAACGCGCCCCGGCCGGTCTCCTGGCTGACGGGATGACAGAGGATGCCGCCGCGGCCCCGCCTTCCCGGACCCGCGGTCTCCCGCGGTGTTCCAGTGGCTTCCCGGAGGGGTGGAGCCGGACTTCCCGATCACAGTGGCGAGGGCCGCACCGGTACCGCACCGGTTTCCCGAACACCAAGGCCCTGCGACAGTAGTGCGTTGACCAGGTACATCACAACCCGCGCGGCGACCGGGAACGTCACACCCGAAACGGGACCGGGCCGGGGCCGGGACCGCGGCCGGGGCCGCCACCGGGCGTCACCGCCCGCACCACCCCGCGCCTCCGGCCGCGCTCCCGGTCGCGCCCTCGTCGTCAGCCCTTGCGGTAGCCGTACGCCTCCGCGGCCGCCGTCGCCACCGCGTCCAGGTCGCCGCCCGCCGAGGCGGTGACCACCGCGGCCACCGCGCCCTCCACGAACGGCGCGTCCACCAGCCGGGTGCCCGGGGGGAGCTCGTCGCCCTCCGCCAGCAGGGCCTTCACCGTCAGGACCGCGCTGCCCAGGTCCACCAGGACGGCCACGCCCGCACCGCCGTCGACCGCCGTCGCCGCCTGCGTGATCAGCTCCGCGCTGGTGCCGAGCCCGCCGTCCGGAGTGCCGCCCGCCGCCGCCACCGGCGCGGTCTCCCCGCCACCGGCGAGACCCCGGGCCAGGTCCGCCACCGAGGACGCGACCCGGGCGCTGTGCGACACCAGCACGATGCCCACCCGCGCGGTCACCGCGCCGCCTCCGCCCCGGCGAGGGCGCCGATCAGCAGGGCGGACGACGTGGCCCCCGGATCCTGGTGCCCGACGCTGCGCTCACCGAGGTAGCTGGCCCTGCCCTTGCGCGCCCGCATCGGAACGGTCGCCAGGGCGCCCCGGTCCGCCGCCTCGGCCGCCGCCGCGAACGACGCGCCGAGCGACTCGGCCAGCGCCTCCACGGCCGGCTCCAGCGCGTCCAGCATCGTCTTGTCCCCGGCCTTCGCCCCGCCGAGCTGCGCCACCGCGGCCACGCCCACCCGCAGCGCCTCGGCCAGCTGCACGGGCGCCACCTCGGCGGCGTCCCCCAGGGCCTTCCCGGTGCGCCGCAGCAGCGTGCCGTACAAGGGCCCCGAAGCACCGCCGACCGTCGAGATCAGCTCCCGCCCCGCGAGCACCAGCACCGCGCCCGGCGTCCCGGCCGGGTCACCCTCCAGGGCCTTGACCACCGCGGCGAATCCCCGCTGGAGGTTGGCCCCGTGGTCGGCGTCCCCGATCGCCGAGTCGAGGTCGGTGAGCCGCCCGGCCTCCCGGTCCACGGCGGCGGCCGCGCCGGTCATCCAGCGCCGGAAGAAGTCCGCGTCGAGCATCACGCGCCTCACACTCCCCATCGCAGGGCGGCCGTCCGCACCGGTGCGTCCCACAGCCGCAGCAGTTCCTCGTCCGCCTGGCACACGGTCACCGAGCACCCCGCCATGTCGAGCGAGGTCACGTAGTTCCCGACGAGCGTACGGGCCACGGTCACGCCCCGCTCGCCCAGCACCCGCTGCACCTCGGCGTTGAACCCGTACAGCTCCAGCAGCGGTGTCGCGCCCATGCCGTTGACCAGCACCAGCACCGGCCCGCTCGGCCTCAGGTCCTCCAGGACGGCGTCCACCGCGACGTCGGCGATCTCCCGCGACGTCATCATGGGCCGCCGCTCCCGGCCCGGCTCGCCGTGGATGCCGATGCCCAGCTCCAGCTCGCCCGGCGGCAGGTCGAACGTCGGGCTGCCCTTCGAGGGGGTGGTGCAGGCGCTCAGCGCCACCCCGAAACTCCGCGAACTCGCGTTCACCCGCCGGGCGATCGCCTCCACCCGCTCCAGGGGCGCGCCCTCCTCGGCGGCCGCACCGGCGATCTTCTCCACGAAGAGCGTCGCGCCGGTCCCGCGCCGCCCCGCCGTGAACGTGCTGTCCGACACGGCCACGTCGTCGTCGACGAGGACCCTGGCGACCTGCACGCCCTCGTCCTCGGCGAGTTCGGCGGCCATCTCGAAGTTCAGCACGTCGCCCGTGTAGTTCTTGACGACGAACAGCACGCCGTGCCCGCTGTCCACGGCGGCGGCCGCCCGCACCATCTGCTCCGGAACGGGCGACGTGAACACCTCACCGGGGCAGGCCGCCGCCAGCATCCCCGGCCCCACGAACCCGGCGTGCAGCGGCTCGTGCCCCGACCCGCCGCCCGACACCAGGGCCACCTTCCCCGCCACGGGCGCGTCCCTCCGTACGACGACCCGCCTCTCCACGTCCACGGTGAGTTCGGGGTGCGCGGCGGCGATCCCGCGCAGCGCGTCGGCGACGACGGTCTCGGGTACGTTGATCAGCATCCTCATGGATACCTCCTGGTGAGTCTGGCAGGCATGGGACCGAGCAGGCTTTTCGCGGGCCAGGATGGGTGAGAGAGACGATTGATCTTGGCGGTTCGCGGCGCCCGGGGGCGGCTCCGCGTGGTACCGAGACCGACCCGTTGGCGTCGTTCCTGACTATCCGTCAGGATGGGCCTGCGCTGCGTCCTCTTTGCGTTTGTGCATGATGGAGCGATTATCGGCGTGGGGATGCGTTCGCGCACCGGTGCGTCGTGGCCGGAAACGGCCGACTCCATGCCGACAGGCTTCAGGTCATGCCTGCGCGCTCGGCGGCGACCGACTGAACGGCGAGTGCCGTGCGGGGATGCGTGCTCGAAAGGCGAGCCACGGATGAGCCCGCAGGGAATACGGTCCGTGGCTGTGGACTTCCGGTGAGGAGTCCGTTGCGGCGTCCTGGGGAAGCGATGCGCGATGGGGATGTCGGGCGGGGCGGCGGACACAGCGGGTATCCGGTACGAGGACCGGTGGACCGCGCGCCCGGAACCCCGCTGCCCGAAGTCGCCGACGGAAAGACCTGGGTTGCTCGCCATCGCCCACCTGGACGCTGTCAGTCCGTACAGCGGTCGCACGGCGGATGCCGTCGAGACCGTTGAAGTGTTCTCGCTCAACTCTCGGTTGCGCCGAACATCAAGGTGCTCTTGGCGGCGCACGAGCGGCGGGATTCCCCGAGGGGGAGCCGACCGAAGCGTCGGTGCGCGACGCACTCACCGTGGGACTCACCGTGGGAACGGTCCCGACAGCCTGAGCCCGAACGCTTCGACCGGCAGGGCACCACCGGCGGTGCCGCGCCCGGTCGGCTCAGCGCCCCACGACGTCCCTCGCTACCCGGCAGCCACGACCGGGCCGGCCGTGACCTGAGGACTGTTGGGGAGCAGCGGCGCGAGGTTGTCCCTGACGAAGTCCGCCGCCTGCCTGATCGAGTCTTCGGCCCCGGAGCGGTCTTCGAAGACGCTGGTGGAGACCATCACTCCGTCCCCGGCGTCCACCCAGTAGTACGCCACGAAGCCGGGGACTCGCCGCAGGACAGGCACGAATCCCTCGTCCACTCGACGTCCGGCCTCGGCCGAGTCAGTCACTCCCTCGTAACGCCGGATCACTGCGTACATGGCTGATCTCCTCGTCGATCCCCAGGGCACCTTGTGCGAAGAGACGTACCCTCGCCGGGCGTCTCCCGCTCGGTGGACCTTCGGAGGTGACCTGGATGGGCGTACCGGCTGTCCGATCCGGAGACCAGCCGGGTCCGTCGCCAGTCCAGCTGACCGGTCGGTACCGCAAGCCGGATTGCGGGACCGGTCGGACGAGGCCACGCCCCGGCGGCCCGCCGTCAGCCGGAGATCTCCTCGACGAGCCCGGCCAGCGCCCGCGCCAGCGCGGCGACGCCCTCGTCCCGGGGCGCCCCCCGCTCGTCCAGGTACAGGTCCCGCCGGATCTCCACCATCAGGGCGCTGACCCGCGGCTCCCGCCCGTAGTACCGCAACGGCATGTACGTTCCGCCGAACGGGCTGTTCAGCCCGGTGCCGCCGAAGCCGCCGAACGCCCGCCGGGCCGCGTCGAGCAGCCCGTCCGGCGTGTGGAAGGAATCGGTGCCGAGGCACACCGGCGGACGCGGCCCGTCGCCGTGCAGCTCGTACGGCAGCACCTTCGCCGGGTACGAGTGGACGTCGACGACCACGACACGCCCCACCGCCGCCAGCCGCTCCGCCACGGCCGCCTCCATCGCCTCGGCGTACGGCCGGAAGTAACGGTCGATCAGTGGCCGTGCGTCGGTGTCGTCCGGACGCAGCACCTCGCGGTGCGTGGTGCGGGTGTAGACCGCGCCCATGCCCACCGCCAGCATCTCCTCCCGCTCGTCCGGGAACCGCTCCGGGTCGACCACCAGCCGGGACAGCCCGTTGACGAACCGCCAGGGCGCCACCCGCGCGGCCCCGGCCGCCGTGGCGGCGATCCGCTCCGTGTACGCGTCGGTGATGTGGTCCAACTCCTCGGCGAGCGCCCGGTCGTCGAGCACGATCCCGGCCCGCACGTCGCCGGGCACCACCCGGGAGGAGTGCGGGACATGGAGGACGACGGGGGAGCCGGGCGCGCCCGGGTGGAGCCGGAAGGCGGCGGGGCGGTCGGCGGACGGTTCGGTCACGTGGTTCCTCGCTGTGGGCCGTGGCGGCCGTCCGGACCGGGGTAGGCGGACGGCATGGGTGAGATCATGATCGGCACATGTTCCTGGACGGACAAGGCACTTGTGGGCAGCGGGTGGTACCCGCCGGGGCGGCGCGACGCGGAGGGCCGGCTGCGGCACTACGCCGACCGCTTCCCCGTCGTCGAGGTCGACGCCACGTACTACGGGCTCCCCAGCGAGCGCAACAGCCTCCTGTGGGCCGAGCGCACCCCGCCGGGCTTCCGCTTCGACGTCAAGGCGTTCTCCCTCCTCACCGGCCACCCCACCCGGACGGCCGCCCTGCCCGCCGACCTCCGCGACCGCGACCCGCGCGACCCCGGGCTCCTGGACGAGGTGTGGCACCGTTTCAGCGGCGCCCTGCGCCCCCTGCGGGACACCGGCCGCCTCGGCACCCTGCTGTACCAGTTCCCGCCCCGGTTCGCCCCCGGCCCCGGCGCCGAGACCGTCCTCCGGCGGACCCGGGAGCGCGCGGCCGGCTGGCCGGTCGCCGTCGAGTTCCGGCATCCCGGCTGGTGGCGCGACGACCACCGCGCCCGCACCACCGCCCTGCTGAAGGACCTCGACACCGCCGCCGTGGCCGTGGACATGGCGCAGGACCTGCCCACCTCCATACCGCCGCTCACCCCCGTCGCCTCCGAGGACCTCGCCGTCGTCCGCTTCCACGGGCGCAGCGCCGCGTGGGGCACCGGCAGCAAGGAGGACCGCTTCCGCCACCACTACACGCCCGGCGAGCTGGCGGAGTGGCGGCCCCGCCTCCACGCCCTGGCCGACCGGGTCGCGCACCTGCACGTCCTGTTCAACAACTGCTGCGCCGACGCCGCCGTACGCGCCGCCGAGACCATGCGGGACCTCCTCGTACCCGCCACACATCGTCGCGGGCCGACCGGGTAAACGGGTGGTACACACCCCTGAGGAGGACCCGTGTCCGGACTGATGACGCGTATCAAGCAGTTCACCCGAAGCCCGCAGGGACAGCGGGCCATCGCGTCGGCGCGCCGCGCCGCCGCCGACCCGCGCAAGCGCGCCCAGGCCCGCTCGCTGCTGGGCCGGCTGCGCGGACGCCGGTGACCGAACCACGACCGGTGACGACGGACGGACGGCGAACGGCGGACGACCGGTGGAGGCCGGACGGCCGGTGACGGACGACCGGTGACGACGCGGCGCCGGTGAACGACGGACCGAGGAGGGCGAGCGGGCACATGGCCAAGGGAACGCTGACGCGGTGGGAACGAGCCCTGGAACGCTGGCAGAGCGCCCTGGTCTCCAGAGCCGTCCACCGCGAACCCGTCGAGCTGCTCGACGCGCTGCGGCGCGAGTGCGACGACCACGCCGTGGTATGCAGCGAGAACAGGGTCGTCGTGCCCAACGCCTACGAAGTGGAACTGGACGCCGCCGTCCACGAGGAGCTCCTGCGCCACGGCTGCGGCGACGTGGGGCAGGAGCTGACCGACGCCCTGGCCCGGCACGGGGAACGGCACGGCTACGAGTGGGCCGGGCCGCTGGCCGTCCGGATCGTCCCGGCCGCCGGCCCGTCCGCCGACCCCTACCGGGTCAGCAGCAGCCCCATGCCGCACGTCCGCGCCGACGCGTTCCCAGCGGCCGGCTGACCCGCCTGACTGGCTGCCGGCGCCGGGGAGGGCGCAGCATGGGGTGAGGACGATGGACAGCGGCGCACGCTGGTGGCTTCCCCCGTCCGGAGGCGGTGCACGCGTTGACCGGGCAGATCTTTGCGACCTGCGGGGTGGAGCTGGCCGCTGTCTACGTGCCCTCCGACAACATCGACGAGCTGCGCCTCGCCGAGGCCTCCGGTGACCTGCACGGTGCCTACGAACCGGCGCGCGTCCACATGCTGTCCGGGCGCTCACCGGTGGCCGACGCCTGCCGCGCGGGCCGGCCCCAGTGGATCACCGCGGACGGCGCCGGGCCCGAGGGTGCCGGCGGCCCCGTGTCGCTGGGCGCGCTGCCGCTCGGCGGGGACCCGCGGCTCCTGGGCTGCCTCCTCGTCGTCCGCAAGGGCACCGACGGCTTCGACGACGACCAGCGCGCCTTCCTGGAGCTGTACGCCGACCAGACGGCGGCCGGCCTCGAGGCGGCCGCCGCCCGGGTCGCCGTGCCCGTCGACGTCGGCGCGTCCGCGGGCCCGGAACTGCTGCCGTCACGCGGCGGCACCTTCGTCCTGACCCTCCGGAGCGGCCACATGGCGGTCGACGGCCAGGTGCTCCAGCTGCTCGGGGTGGCTCCGGACGACTACGACGGGCACGTGTCCACCCTGCTGGAGTGCGCCGTCCCCGACGACGTCCCGGCCCTGATGTCGATCGTCGAACCCGACCGGTCCACCACCCACCAGCAGCTCGCCTTCCGCGTCCGCCGGCCCGGCGGCGAGCTGCGCTGGCTGGGCCTGCGCTGCCGGGTCCTGCCCGGGCCGCACGGCCGGCCCGAGCGCATCCTCGGCGTGGTGGGCGACGCCTCCTACCTGCGCCCCACCCCCGACGAGGTGTCCCTGGTGCAGCGGCTGTCGGCCGCGCTCGCCGGCGCCGCCACGATCCGCGACGTGAGCAGGGTCGTCGTCGAGTCGCTGCGCGCCCCGCTGGCGGCCGACCGGGTCGCCGTCGCGGAACTGGAGGGTGACCGGCTGGTGGTGACCCTCTTGGACCCACCACGCCCCGACGCCTGGCCCGGGGCGTGGCGCTCGGAATGGCGCTCGGAGTGGCCGGACGCCTCCCTGCACAGCCTGCCGACCCTGGAGGGCGCCGTACGGGAGGGCCACGTCGCGCTCTGGCCGCCCGGCGCCGGCCTCGAACCGGGGCTCGCGGGCATCGGCCCCGGCGGGCTCGCCGTCCTCCCGCTGCCGGCGGACGGCCGGATGGTCGGGGTGTGCCTCGTCGGCTGGGACGGCGAACACCGCTTCGGTCCGGACGAGCGCTCCCTGCTGACGGCGACGGCCGGTCTGGTGGGCCAGGCCCTCACCCGCGCCCACGCCCTGAACGCGGGCCACGAACTCGCCACGATGCTCCAGCGCAGCCTCCTGCCCCGCAAGCTCCCGGCCCTCCCGGGCGGGGAGGCCGTCGCACGGTACCTGCCCGCCACCGTCGGCCTCGAGGTGGGCGGCGACTGGTACGACGTCATCCCGCTCTCCAACGGGCACGTGGCCCTCGTCATCGGAGACGTCCAGGGCCACAGCGCCGGAGCCGCCACGATCATGGGGCAGATGCGCACCGCGATCCGCGCGTACGCCGTGGAGGGCCACCCGCCGGACGTCGTCGTCGCCCACGCCAACCGCCTCCTCGTCGGCATGGAGACCGACCTGTTCGCCACCTGCACCTACGTCGACCTCGACATGGAGGAAGGGCTGGCCTGGGTGGTCCGGGCCGGACACCTGCCGCCCTTGCTGCGCCTTCCCGACGGCACCACCGACGTGCCGGAGATCGAGGGCGGCCCCCCGCTCGGCGTCATGGCCGAGGCGGAGTACCCGCTGACCGAGATCGGGCTCCTGCCCGGCACCCTTATCGCCCTGCTCACCGACGGCCTGGTGGAGTCGGCCAGCCTGCGCCTGGAGGACGGGATGCGCGCGGTGTGCGAGGCGCTCGGCCGGGCCGACCCCGCCGACCCGGGGCGCGTCGCGGACGACCTCGTCGCGGGCACGCGCCGGCGGGACGACGACGTGGCGGTGCTGCTGCTGCGCTACGACGGGATGCGGGTCCGGCCGATCCGCGCCCGCTGGGCGGTGTGGCGCCTGCCGGACGCCGTCATGCACGCCCGTCGCTTCACCGGCCGCACCCTGCGCGGCTGGGGCGTGTCGGAGGAGGTCGACATGGTCCAGCTGGTGGTGTCCGAGCTGGTCACCAACGCCATCGCGCACACCCAGGGCGAGGTGCGGCTCGATCTGACCCTGGCGGGGGACCGGCTGCGCGTCGCCGTGAACGACGCCTCGCCGCGCGCCCCGGTGAAGTCGACGAGCGTGGACTGGGAGGCGACCGGGGGCCGGGGGCTCCTGCTTGTCGAGGCGATGTCCACGACCTGGGGCTCGGTGCCGCTCAGCGGGGGCAAGCAGGTGTGGTGCGAGGTTGCCCTGACCCCGCGTGAGGACACCGGCGAGGTGACCGCTCCGGCCGGGACGGCTCCGGCCGGGAGGGCCGGGGCGCACCGATGAACCGGCACCGGACGACAGAGACGGAGGAGGTGGACGAGGTGGACGAGGTGGCCGAGGGGAAGGCGCACCGCCGCCGGACCGTGCCCGCGCTCCTGCTGGCGGCCGGGCTCGCGCTGACCTCCGGCCTCGCGGCCTGCGGCGAGGCCGCCGAGGTGCGCGACCCGCAGACCCGCACCGCCCGCGACAGCCGTACGGTCGGCCTGCTGCTCCCGGACAGCACCAACCGCTTCGCCGAGTTCGACCGGCCGCTGATCGAACGGCGGGTCGCGGAGCTGTGCCCCGAGTGCGACGTCGAGTTCGCCAGCGCCCAGGCGGACGTGGCGACCCAGCAGCGGCAGCTCGACGCCATGATCACCAAGGGGGTCCGGGTGATCATCCTGGACGCCGTCGACTCCAAGTCGCTGAGCTCCTCGGTCGACCGGGCACGGCGGGCGGGCATCGAGGTCATCGCCTACGATCGGCTCGTGGAGGGCCCCGTCTCGGCGTACGTCTCCTTCGACGGCGAACGGGTCGGGCGGCTCCAGGGCGAGGCGCTCCTCCGGGCCCTCGGCGACGAGGCGCGCGACGGGCAGATCGTGATGATGAACGGTGCGGCCACCGACCCCAACTCGGCCTGGTTCAAGGAGGGTGCCCTCGCCGCCCTCGAAGGGAAGGTCACGATCGGGAAGGCGTACGACACCGCGGAGTGGCGGCCGGTGAACGCCCACGTCAACATGGCGGGAGCCATCGCGTCCCTGGGCGCCGACGAGATCGACGGCGTGTACTCGGCCAACGACGGCCTCGCCGCCGGGATCATCTCCGCCCTGAAGGCGGCCAAGATCCACCCCCTGCCACCCGTCACGGGCCAGGACGCGGAACTCGCCGGAATCCAGCGGATCGTCGCGGGGGACCAGTACATGACCGTCTACAAACCGTTCCGGCTGGAGGCGAACGCCGCCGCCGAGATGGCCGTCGCGCTCGTACGGGGAGGGACGCCGTACGGCATCGCGACGGGCACCGTCGACAGCCCCACCACGCCGGACATTCCCTCCGTCCTGCTCACGCCGATAGCCGTGACGGCCGACACCATCGAGGAGACCGTCGTCAAGGACGGCGTGTACACGGTCGACCAGATCTGCACCCCCCGGTACGCGGACGCCTGCGAGCGGGCGGGGCTGACTCCGCCGAGCCCGGCTCCCTAGGAGGGGAGCGGCGGGCGCGGGCGGGTCGCACGGCGAGGAAGGGGTTCCCATGTCAGCACCACCCCTGCTGGCGCTGAAGGACATCTCCAAGCGGTTCGGCGCCGTGCAGGCGCTCGCCGGCATCGACCTGGAGATCCGCGCCGGTGAGGTCGTCGCCCTGGTGGGTGACAACGGCGCCGGCAAGTCGACCCTCGTGAAGATCATCGCGGGTGTGGACCCCGCCGACCACGGCGTCGTCGAGTGGGACGGCCGGCCCGTCCACATCACCCGGCCGCACGACGCGCAGGCCCTCGGCATCGCGACCGTCTACCAGGACCTGGCGCTGTGCGACAACCTCGACGTCGTCGGCAACCTGTTCCTCGGCCGGGAGATCCACCGGATCGGCGTCCTCGACGAGGTCGAGATGGAGCGCCGCACCCTCGACCTCCTCGACACCTTCTCCCTCCGGATGCCCAGCGTCCGGGTGCCGGTCGCCTCGCTGTCCGGCGGCCAGCGGCAGACCGTCGCCATCTCCCGCTCGCTGCTGGGCGAGCCACGGCTGGTGCTGCTCGACGAGCCCACCGCCGCGCTCGGCATCGAGCAGACCGCCCAGGTCCTCGACCTGGTCGACCGGCTGCGGGAACGCGGCCTCGGGGTGCTCCTCATCAGCCACAACATGGGAGACGTCAAGGCCGTCGCCGACTGGATCGCGGTCCTGCGCCTCGGCCGCAACAACGGCTTCTTCGACGTGACGACGACCTCCCACGAGCAGATCATCTCCTCCATCACCGGCGCCACCGACAACGCCGTCACCCGTCGCGCGACCCGCGAGTGGGAGGCCGGCTGATGAGCGGCGGACGCGGTGCGGACGGCAGGGGCACAAGAGGCGGCGGAGGCGGCGCGGGCGGCCGGGGGGCCAGGAGCACGGCCGGCAAGGACACCCCCGGTCCGCACCGGTGGGAGGCCTTCCGGGAGGGCCTCCGCAGCGGCGAGCTCGGCTCCCTCCCCGTCCTGCTGAGCCTGGCGTCCATCTGGCTCGTCTTCTTCGTCCTGGACGGGAACTTCCTCTCGCCGCGCAACCTCTCCAACCTCGGCGTCGACATCGTCGGCACCGGGATGATCGCCGTCGGCGTCGTCTTCGTCCTGCTCCTGGGCGAGATCGACCTGTCGGTGGGATCGGTGAGCGGCCTCGCGGCGGCCGCCTTCGCCGTCCTCAACATCCAGCAGGGCATGCCGGAGGGCCTCGCCGTCCTCGTCGCCGTGGTCATGGGAACGGCGATCGGGGCCGCACAGGGCTTCTTCTTCGCGCGGGTCGGTGTGCCCGCCTTCGTGGTCACCCTCGCCGGACTCCTCGGCTGGAACGGCCTGATGCTGTACGTCCTCGGGTCCAGCGGCACCATCAACCTCGACGACCGGGGCCTGGTCGCCAGGCTCACCAGCCACTACTTCACCGACGTCGCGGTCGCCTACGGGGTGGCGGCGCTCGGCACGGCCGGCTTCTTCCTCGTCTCCTACCTGGACGCCCGGCGCCGCGCCGCCGCCGGTGTGCCGTCCCGGAGCCTCGGCGGGATCGCGGTACGCACCGGAGCCCTGGCCGTCGTCGCCTTCGCCGCCGCGTTCGTGCTCAACCGGTTCCAGGGCCTCCCCCTCGCCCTGCTGATCTTCCTGGTGGTCCTCGTCGGCCTGGACCAGGTGCTGCGCCGCACCGCGTACGGGCGCATGGTCTTCGCGATCGGCGGCGGCGTCGAGGCCGCCCGGCGGGCCGGCCTCGCAGTGGCGGGCGTGCGGATCTCGGTGTTCATGATGTCGGGCACCATGGCGGCGGTGGGCGGCCTCTTCCTGGCGTCGAGGGTCACCTCCGCGAGCCAGGCCTCCGGCGGCGGCAACCTCATGATGAACGCCATCGCCGCGGCCGTGATCGGCGGCACCAGCCTGTTCGGCGGGCGCGGCGGGGTGTGGTCCGCGCTGCTGGGCGTCCTGGTCATCCAGTCGATCGCCTCCGGCGTCGCCCTGCTGGGCATCCAGGGCGCCGTCCAGTACATGATCACGGGCGGGGTGCTGCTCGTCGCCGTGGTCATCGACTCGCTGTCACGGCGCGCCCAGAAGGCCCACGGCCGGGTCTGACCGGGCGGGCCGCCCCCTCGTAGCGGCCTCGCCCCTCGCGTACCGGCCCCGCCCTACGCCTGGCGGGCCGGGTGCGCCGCGATGGACGCGACCGGGGCCGTCTCGCTCAGGTGCCCCACCTGGTGCCGCGCCCGGTCGGCCGGCGCGGGCGTCCCGGTGATGGCCGCCGTCGCCGGGGCGGCCGCCGCGCCCTTGCCCCGGTCCTCCGGCGCGCCCGCCGCCACCGACGACCAGGTGCGCAGCCGGTGGCTCGCCGCGTCGTCCAAACTCACCGGCGCCCCGCGCTGCTCCGCCAGCCGGCTCGCCTCCCGGCCGAGCGCCGCGATGTCGTCCCACCGCAACCGCAGGACCACGGCCACCTCCGCACCACCGTCCGGGAGCCCTCGCATCGCCGGCTCGTCGCGCTCGTTCATCGCCGCTCCTGTCGTCGCCGCAGTGATGTCTCACCGGATCAGTACGGACGGTGCCCGCACCCCGTTCAGCGCTGCTCGAAACGGTGTTCCCACCTGTCCTCACCGGTTTCCCGCCTGTTCCCCGCCTTCCCGCGTGCCCCGGGTCCCTCGAACGGGCGCACGGGCATCCGCGGGTGCACGCTGGAGGAGTGACGGAGCGAGCCCCCGGAGGTGTGTGATGAAGACGATCGTCGGATGGCACGTGGACATCGAGTTCACCGAGGACGAGGTCGCGGGCAAGACGCGTGCGGCCTGCATGGTCAGGCTCCCGGACGGCACCGAACTGCGGGCGCACGGCCACGCCAAGCGGCACCCCGACGACAGGGAGCAGCAGCGCGTCGGCGAGGAGATCGCCGCCGCCCGCTGCCTCAACGAACTCTCCCGGAACCTCATGAAGAAGGCCGGGGGTGAGATCGAGGAGGTGACGCACATCCCGGCGCACCTGGCCATGTGACGCGGGACCCTGCGGCCGGGCCCGCGACGGGCCGGCGGAGGCACCCGCGGCGAACCGTTGGGAAACGGGAGCCATGAGCGCGTGAGGAGGGGGCACACGAGGGCCCGAGGGAACCGATGGGGTCGAGCCCGGCGTACGGCCGGGGCTGTCGGGGCCCGGGAAGGACGCAACAGCACATGTCGCAGGTCGAGGAGTCCGTCGAGGTCAGCGTGCCGGTGCGCACCGCCTACAACCAGTGGACGCAGTTCGAGAGCTTTCCCGAGTTCATGGAGGGCGTGGAGCGGATCGAGCAGCGCAGCGACACCCTCACCCACTGGGTGACGCAGGTGAACGGCGCGGCCCGTGAGTTCGACGCAGAGATCACCGAGCAGATCCCGGACGAGCGGGTCGCGTGGACCACCGTCGGCGGTGAGGCCCGGCAGGCGGGTGTGGTGACGTTCCACCGCATCGACGACACGACCACCAAGGTGATGCTCCAGATGGACTTCGAGCCCGACGGGCTCACCGAGACCGTCGGGGACAAGCTCGGCTTCGTCAAGCGTCAGGTCACCGGCGACCTCAAGCGGTTCAAGTCCTTCATCGAGTCGCGCGGCACGGCCACCGGCTCCTGGCGCGGCGAGGTCTGACACCCGGCGTGACCGCCCGGCCCGCGGTCCGGGCGGCGGGCCGGACGGGTGATCCGATCGACGTGCCGGGCCGTGTCTGCGG
Proteins encoded in this window:
- the dhaM gene encoding dihydroxyacetone kinase phosphoryl donor subunit DhaM, translating into MTARVGIVLVSHSARVASSVADLARGLAGGGETAPVAAAGGTPDGGLGTSAELITQAATAVDGGAGVAVLVDLGSAVLTVKALLAEGDELPPGTRLVDAPFVEGAVAAVVTASAGGDLDAVATAAAEAYGYRKG
- the dhaL gene encoding dihydroxyacetone kinase subunit DhaL; the protein is MLDADFFRRWMTGAAAAVDREAGRLTDLDSAIGDADHGANLQRGFAAVVKALEGDPAGTPGAVLVLAGRELISTVGGASGPLYGTLLRRTGKALGDAAEVAPVQLAEALRVGVAAVAQLGGAKAGDKTMLDALEPAVEALAESLGASFAAAAEAADRGALATVPMRARKGRASYLGERSVGHQDPGATSSALLIGALAGAEAAR
- the dhaK gene encoding dihydroxyacetone kinase subunit DhaK, translating into MRMLINVPETVVADALRGIAAAHPELTVDVERRVVVRRDAPVAGKVALVSGGGSGHEPLHAGFVGPGMLAAACPGEVFTSPVPEQMVRAAAAVDSGHGVLFVVKNYTGDVLNFEMAAELAEDEGVQVARVLVDDDVAVSDSTFTAGRRGTGATLFVEKIAGAAAEEGAPLERVEAIARRVNASSRSFGVALSACTTPSKGSPTFDLPPGELELGIGIHGEPGRERRPMMTSREIADVAVDAVLEDLRPSGPVLVLVNGMGATPLLELYGFNAEVQRVLGERGVTVARTLVGNYVTSLDMAGCSVTVCQADEELLRLWDAPVRTAALRWGV
- a CDS encoding N-formylglutamate amidohydrolase, which encodes MTEPSADRPAAFRLHPGAPGSPVVLHVPHSSRVVPGDVRAGIVLDDRALAEELDHITDAYTERIAATAAGAARVAPWRFVNGLSRLVVDPERFPDEREEMLAVGMGAVYTRTTHREVLRPDDTDARPLIDRYFRPYAEAMEAAVAERLAAVGRVVVVDVHSYPAKVLPYELHGDGPRPPVCLGTDSFHTPDGLLDAARRAFGGFGGTGLNSPFGGTYMPLRYYGREPRVSALMVEIRRDLYLDERGAPRDEGVAALARALAGLVEEISG
- a CDS encoding DUF72 domain-containing protein — translated: MGEIMIGTCSWTDKALVGSGWYPPGRRDAEGRLRHYADRFPVVEVDATYYGLPSERNSLLWAERTPPGFRFDVKAFSLLTGHPTRTAALPADLRDRDPRDPGLLDEVWHRFSGALRPLRDTGRLGTLLYQFPPRFAPGPGAETVLRRTRERAAGWPVAVEFRHPGWWRDDHRARTTALLKDLDTAAVAVDMAQDLPTSIPPLTPVASEDLAVVRFHGRSAAWGTGSKEDRFRHHYTPGELAEWRPRLHALADRVAHLHVLFNNCCADAAVRAAETMRDLLVPATHRRGPTG
- a CDS encoding DUF3662 domain-containing protein, with translation MAKGTLTRWERALERWQSALVSRAVHREPVELLDALRRECDDHAVVCSENRVVVPNAYEVELDAAVHEELLRHGCGDVGQELTDALARHGERHGYEWAGPLAVRIVPAAGPSADPYRVSSSPMPHVRADAFPAAG